From Sceloporus undulatus isolate JIND9_A2432 ecotype Alabama chromosome 6, SceUnd_v1.1, whole genome shotgun sequence, one genomic window encodes:
- the PDZD11 gene encoding PDZ domain-containing protein 11 produces MDMGGGGRIPYDDYPVVFLPPYESPPAWIPPHERIYHSDYNNELTQFLPRTIVLKKPPGAQLGFNIRGGKASQLGIFISKVIPDSDAHRAGLQEGDQVLAVNDVDFQDIEHGKAVEILKTAREIIMRVRFFPYNYQRQKERTVH; encoded by the exons ATGGATATGGGAGGCGGGGGCCGGATCCCGTATGATGACTATCCTGTTGTCTTCCTGCCTCCGTATGAAAGCCCTCCTGCCTGGATCCCTCCGCATGAG AGAATTTACCATTCTGACTACAACAATGAGCTCACTCAGTTTCTGCCTCGGACCATCGTTCTGAAAAAACCTCCCGGGGCTCAG cTGGGGTTTAATATCCGAGGAGGAAAAGCATCTCAGCTGGGCATCTTCATTTCTAAG GTAATCCCAGATTCTGATGCCCATCGAGCCGGATTGCAAGAGGGAGACCAGGTTCTGGCAGTAAATGATGTGGACTTCCAGGATATTGAACACGGCAAG GCTGTGGAGATCTTGAAAACCGCTCGGGAGATCATTATGAGAGTCCGCTTCTTCCCATACA ATTACCAGCGGCAGAAGGAGAGAACAGTCCATTAG